In Actinotignum schaalii, the sequence TGTGCGGGCAGGTGAGCGGCGTCGTCGACGATTTTGTGATTCGGCGTGGCGATGGTCGGTACGCCTACAATTTTGCCTCCGTGGTGGATGACGCGCTTGAGCATATTACCCAGGTCACGCGCGGGGCGGATTTGGCGCCGTCCACGCCCCGGCAGGTGTATTTGCAGCGTTTGCTCGGGGCGCCCACCCCGGAATATTGGCATGTGCCCATGGTTCTCAACCAGGCCGGCGCGCGCCTGGCCAAACGCGACGGAGCCGTGACCATGCGGGCGCTCGCGGAATACGGCTGGAGCGCAGCTGATGTGCTGGCACTCATCGGGCGTTCGCTGGGGCTGGAGGTGCGCACGGCCGCGGACTTCGCCGAGCAGCTGGATATTCAGGAGCTGCGCCGCGGGCCCTGGTATGTGGACGTGGCGGCGCTTGAGGCGGGGCCGGCCTAGGTGTGCCGGCTAAAATCAGCCACCGGCGCGAACGTCGCGCGCGCCGCGGCCGCTAGATCCGCCGGAGCCAGCCGCACCGACAGCCCGCGTTTTCCACCCGAGACCACCATCGTCTCCAGCTTGCGCGCCGAGGCATCAATGAAAATCGGGCTGCGCTGTTTTTGACCCAGCGGCGAAATTCCCCCGGTCACGTAGCCGGTGAGTTTCTCGGCATCATGCGGATCCATCATCGCGGCCTTTTTGCCGCCGGCCGCTTTCGCCAGGGACTTGAGATTGAGCATGGCGGCAGCCGGCACCACCGCGCACACCGCCTTCCCATCCACCCGCGCCAGCAGGGTTTTGAAAATAACACGGGGATCCATCCCCAGCTCAGCGGCGGAATCGAGGGCGAATCCGTGCTCGTGATGCAAACTTTGTTCGTACTCAAGAATCGTGAACTCCACGCCGGCTTTCTCCAGGGCGAGGAGGGCCGGAGTCCCGGCCGGCTTATTTTTCTTTGACGACATACGTCCAGGATAGTAGCCCTCATGTTCATATGGATGCACTACCATATTCCTACCGGGAGCCAGCCACCCGGAGACGGAGGGAACCGTGAGGAAACGCCAATTCGGCCGCCGGCATGATGACCAGCAGCGCGGCAGTGCCACCGGGGAAGAACCCGCTATCGAATCCGAAGAAGAACTGAGCGGCGGCTATGATTTCGGCGGCTACCAGCCCGGGCAGAGCTACTACCCGCGCCGCCGCCTCTTCTGGCAACGCGCCACCATTATCGGCATCGCTTTCGTTATTTCGATGGTCGCTTTGGTGGCTTATTTCCTGTAGCGCCGGATAGGCCGCCGCGGAAGCGGCGCGGCGTCGTCGCCCTAAAACGGGGTAGTGAGGTACGACGGCGCCGCCGGGCACGGGCGCATCGGGCCGGTGAAAGCCGGTCTGCCTGTGGGTGACACGCCCGCGGGGCTCGTGCCTGTGGATAACATTTTCTCCCTCTCGACAAGCACCACTTTCATCAGCCACTATGGGAACACCGGTCCTCACCGGCCGGCGTCCGAAGCGCGGAACTCTCACCACCCGCGCGCCACCACCTACGTACCTCAGGGGGATGTATGGCTGTATCTACCGCACAATTGCGGGTCGCTCATGATTCGATTCTCACCGTTCGCGCGCTTGTTACCCAGGCTCAGGAGGATTTGCGCGCTCATCTGCACTCAACTATGGACCGCATTGCCGCTTGGCATGCCGGCTGGCGGGGTACCGCTCCGGTAGCTTTCGCCGCTGCGCTGGAGGAATACCGCGCGGCCAGTGAAAAGCTGCTGGCTTTGCTGGCTGATTACG encodes:
- a CDS encoding WXG100 family type VII secretion target — translated: MAVSTAQLRVAHDSILTVRALVTQAQEDLRAHLHSTMDRIAAWHAGWRGTAPVAFAAALEEYRAASEKLLALLADYGARLGRADATVAETDAATRSNFSRMAALVGDLPAA
- the ybaK gene encoding Cys-tRNA(Pro) deacylase, producing MSSKKNKPAGTPALLALEKAGVEFTILEYEQSLHHEHGFALDSAAELGMDPRVIFKTLLARVDGKAVCAVVPAAAMLNLKSLAKAAGGKKAAMMDPHDAEKLTGYVTGGISPLGQKQRSPIFIDASARKLETMVVSGGKRGLSVRLAPADLAAAARATFAPVADFSRHT